DNA sequence from the Paenibacillus azoreducens genome:
GCGATTGCTTGAAATACTGGCCTCATACGTTGTTACCATTGAACATACTGGCAGTACTTCCATACCCAATCAAGACGCTAAGCCCATTATCGATATTTTCGCTGCAGTTCATACATTGCTTGATGAACAGACCTATGGGAACTTGCTCAGCAATTCAGGCTATCGTTATATTGAAACTGGCATGACCGGGCGACACTTCTTTGTAAAGGAACATGCAGGAGCACGTACGCATCATTTGCATATATTTCCGCTTGATGGATTTTACGAAAGAAATGAACTGCTATTTCGCGATTACCTTCGGGCCCATCCCGATTTCGT
Encoded proteins:
- a CDS encoding GrpB family protein yields the protein MSAQQHYSVKVYPYSSDWSMEFEKEKERLLEILASYVVTIEHTGSTSIPNQDAKPIIDIFAAVHTLLDEQTYGNLLSNSGYRYIETGMTGRHFFVKEHAGARTHHLHIFPLDGFYERNELLFRDYLRAHPDFVKEYGELKRSLAEQYHSDPDGYTRGKTAFIQRVVDLARTEHGLPLQNVWED